Proteins encoded in a region of the Marinococcus sp. PL1-022 genome:
- a CDS encoding glycerophosphodiester phosphodiesterase, producing the protein MTSIIAHRGASDRRPENTMSAFRQAVTDGADAIETDVQLSKDGVPVLIHDTLLKRTTGASGSVHEYTYKELQDLSAGAWMHKRYRKEKIVSLERLLQEPSIEKTRLVLELKNSNIAHEGLEEAVISLLNNYEKIETATVSSFNHRSMAYARELSEEVNIAILYAVHLYRPCEYAKIVGATELHPHYRTIDKSWIDDAINEELEVVPYTIDKKSGWKKAIDAGVTGIITNKPKALQQYLYPPEQAPPKEPGPSEQTEPSKPSEPANQKEPSKE; encoded by the coding sequence TTGACTTCAATTATAGCGCACCGGGGAGCTTCAGACCGCCGCCCGGAAAACACCATGTCGGCTTTCCGCCAGGCTGTCACAGACGGGGCAGACGCAATTGAAACAGATGTGCAGCTGTCAAAGGACGGGGTTCCGGTACTGATCCATGATACGCTGTTGAAAAGAACGACCGGCGCTTCCGGAAGTGTTCATGAATATACATACAAAGAGCTGCAGGATTTAAGCGCCGGGGCATGGATGCATAAACGATACCGCAAGGAAAAAATCGTCAGCCTGGAGCGACTGCTGCAGGAACCAAGCATTGAAAAGACCAGGCTTGTGCTTGAATTAAAAAATTCCAATATTGCCCATGAAGGGCTTGAAGAAGCTGTGATTAGCCTGCTGAATAACTATGAAAAAATAGAAACGGCTACGGTATCAAGCTTTAACCACAGGTCGATGGCCTACGCCCGGGAGCTGTCGGAAGAGGTCAATATCGCTATTCTTTACGCGGTACACCTGTACCGTCCTTGTGAATACGCTAAAATCGTCGGGGCTACAGAGCTTCATCCTCATTACCGCACAATCGATAAATCCTGGATTGACGACGCTATTAACGAGGAGCTCGAAGTTGTTCCCTACACCATTGATAAAAAGAGCGGTTGGAAAAAAGCAATAGATGCCGGCGTCACAGGGATTATTACAAATAAGCCAAAGGCACTCCAGCAGTATTTGTACCCCCCTGAGCAGGCACCGCCAAAGGAACCGGGGCCTTCCGAACAAACAGAACCATCAAAGCCATCAGAACCTGCGAATCAAAAGGAGCCTTCTAAAGAATGA
- a CDS encoding Cof-type HAD-IIB family hydrolase encodes MSKKMIFFDIDGTLYDENKQLPASTRDAIHRLRDKGHDIAISTGRAPYLFDDLREELGIHTFISFNGQFVKYNGTAIYQNTIPTETLQSLQSFAAEKEHPIVFMGSNDMKANIEFHHDIHDSITTLGVGHPEFDASFAEQNNIYQALLFAREDEEDRYINKMQDLRFVRWHPYSLDVIPPGGSKANGIKNLIAEAGIELEDCYAFGDNYNDVEMLQYVPNSVAMGNAPDEVKSCARHITADVGNDGIARGLEKVGLL; translated from the coding sequence ATGAGTAAAAAAATGATTTTTTTCGATATTGACGGCACACTGTATGATGAAAACAAACAGCTTCCTGCTTCCACGAGAGATGCTATTCACAGGCTCCGGGACAAAGGCCATGACATCGCAATCTCCACCGGAAGAGCACCGTATTTGTTTGACGATCTCCGGGAAGAGCTGGGTATTCACACGTTTATTTCGTTTAACGGCCAATTTGTAAAATACAACGGCACTGCTATTTATCAAAATACGATTCCTACCGAAACACTTCAGTCTCTGCAGTCCTTCGCTGCTGAAAAAGAACATCCGATTGTATTTATGGGCAGCAATGACATGAAAGCGAATATTGAATTTCACCATGATATTCATGACAGCATTACCACGCTCGGCGTTGGACATCCGGAATTTGATGCTTCGTTCGCGGAGCAGAACAATATTTACCAGGCACTTCTGTTTGCCCGGGAGGATGAAGAAGACCGTTATATAAACAAGATGCAGGATCTGCGATTTGTGCGCTGGCATCCTTATTCACTCGACGTCATTCCTCCAGGGGGCTCCAAAGCAAACGGGATCAAAAACCTGATCGCCGAAGCAGGCATTGAGCTTGAGGACTGCTATGCCTTTGGTGACAATTATAACGATGTGGAAATGCTTCAGTATGTGCCAAACAGTGTTGCCATGGGCAACGCTCCGGACGAGGTTAAAAGCTGTGCCCGCCATATTACGGCTGACGTGGGCAATGACGGTATTGCACGCGGTCTTGAAAAAGTAGGTCTGCTCTAG